The genomic window TTTATCATATTTTCTGTCTAGGCGTTCGAGTACGTATTTGCTATGATCTTCAGTTGAAAGAAAACCAACATAATCAATAGGCATTACATCATAGTAAACGAAGTAGTCACCACTTTTAAAGCGTACATAAAGCGCATGAGTGATGTCATCATAGGTTGCCGAATCAATATGTTGAGAATTAAAATTTGTCGTTTCCAAGATCTCACTCCCTTTCATAGTAAGCCACATTTAGTTTTACTATTCCCAATTGTGTTCTTGTGAAACATTTTATTTACAAATTAATGGATTAAGCGACTAATTTCCTCTGTGGATAAAACTTTTCCACTTGACACTACTTTTCCATTCACAACCAAAGCTGGTGTATAGATAACACCATATTTAATAGCATCTGGAAGGTAGTCAATTTTCTCAATATCTGCATAGATACCTTTTGCTTCTACAACTTCTAACACTCTTTTTTCAAATAGTTTGCTATTAATACATGTTGCTACAAGAAGCTTAATTTCCATAGCTACCCCTCCTATAGACAATCTCTTACTTATATAATATACGAATTTTTCAACTATTCATTTTTATATTCTTACAATCCTGTGAAATGCTATATATTTCTGGTTTAAACGACAATAATTTTATTAAATGGCATTATCTTGATTAGTGTTTTTATTTTTGCTGTTTTCATAAACTTTGGTGCTTTTAGGTCGTCTTTTGAGAATAAATAAGCTTTTTGGGAAATTTTTTTTGTCCCAATGGCTTATTTATTCTCAAAAGCTTCACGCAAAGCGTGAAGAACCAAGCATTCGCTTGATTACGACCTAAAAGCTAATAGCAACAAGCTTTTAGAAAAGAG from Anaerobacillus sp. CMMVII includes these protein-coding regions:
- a CDS encoding KTSC domain-containing protein, whose amino-acid sequence is METTNFNSQHIDSATYDDITHALYVRFKSGDYFVYYDVMPIDYVGFLSTEDHSKYVLERLDRKYDKRKLH
- a CDS encoding thioredoxin family protein, with the protein product MEIKLLVATCINSKLFEKRVLEVVEAKGIYADIEKIDYLPDAIKYGVIYTPALVVNGKVVSSGKVLSTEEISRLIH